In Leisingera sp. NJS204, the following are encoded in one genomic region:
- a CDS encoding AI-2E family transporter, translating to MALPAQKQFKYWGIAAVVFAVVMWALGGVLMPFILGAAIAYMIDPIADRLEAWGMSRTAATATITAGALLVFLLLLVVVVPTLVSQMIDLAQVLPQLLRDLRSFASEHFPSVFEEDSRIHQALTAFLQTLQSRAVEVLQSVAGSAVSLLNVVILLVIVPVVAVYLLLDWDRMVARIDELLPRDHQPAIRRIAGEIDAVLASFIRGMGTVCLILGTYYAVALMLVGLNFGLAVGFIAGLVTFIPYLGALIGGALAIGLALFQFWGDWVSIGLVGIIFAIGQVAEGNFLTPKLVGSSVGLHPVWLLLALSVFGALFGFVGMLVAVPVAAALGVVARFLTEQYLHSRLYQGQSHQDAGAE from the coding sequence ATGGCGCTACCAGCACAGAAACAATTCAAATACTGGGGCATCGCCGCAGTGGTATTCGCCGTGGTGATGTGGGCGCTGGGCGGCGTGCTGATGCCCTTTATCCTGGGCGCGGCCATTGCCTATATGATCGACCCGATTGCCGACCGGCTGGAGGCCTGGGGGATGAGCCGCACGGCTGCCACCGCCACCATCACCGCCGGCGCGCTGCTGGTGTTCCTGCTGCTGCTGGTGGTGGTTGTGCCGACGCTGGTGTCGCAGATGATCGACCTGGCACAGGTGCTGCCGCAACTGCTGCGCGATCTGCGCAGCTTCGCCTCTGAACATTTCCCCTCAGTCTTTGAGGAAGACAGCCGCATCCACCAGGCCCTCACCGCCTTTTTGCAGACGCTGCAATCGCGCGCGGTTGAGGTGCTGCAGTCGGTTGCGGGATCGGCGGTTTCGCTGCTGAACGTGGTGATTCTGCTGGTCATCGTGCCGGTGGTTGCGGTCTATCTGCTGCTCGATTGGGATCGTATGGTCGCCCGCATCGACGAACTGCTGCCGCGCGATCATCAGCCGGCGATCCGCCGCATTGCCGGCGAGATCGACGCGGTGCTGGCGTCGTTCATCCGCGGCATGGGCACGGTCTGCCTGATCCTGGGCACCTATTACGCCGTGGCGCTGATGCTGGTGGGGCTGAACTTCGGCCTGGCGGTCGGCTTTATCGCCGGGCTGGTTACCTTTATCCCCTACCTCGGCGCCCTGATCGGCGGCGCGCTGGCAATCGGCCTGGCGCTGTTCCAGTTCTGGGGCGACTGGGTGTCGATCGGGCTGGTGGGCATTATCTTTGCCATCGGCCAGGTGGCCGAAGGCAACTTCCTGACCCCGAAACTGGTCGGCAGCTCGGTCGGCTTGCACCCGGTGTGGCTCTTGCTGGCGCTGTCGGTCTTTGGTGCGCTGTTTGGCTTTGTCGGCATGCTGGTTGCTGTCCCTGTGGCCGCAGCCCTGGGCGTGGTGGCCCGCTTCCTGACTGAACAATATCTGCACAGCCGCCTCTATCAGGGGCAAAGCCACCAGGACGCAGGGGCGGAATAA
- a CDS encoding isopenicillin N synthase family dioxygenase gives MTQTIPTIDIAPLREDGHPQRQETVNAILAAAQDIGFLSITGTGVATGSVEAAREAVRAIFSVPEKSKWDQAITRENYRGYIPMGFFTPNDGSGTADKYEGYKLHYEVAADDPIRSECPLYGPNRWPAEVPEAREVILGYWAELDSVFHLLLGALAEGLGLNPAQFQEPFETPLTNMSLLHYPPQAPEDAGFGIHPHKDTDALTIIAPDPVGGLEVQTRTKDGTDGWITPGCPPGGFVVNIGDMLELWSGGRLISTPHRVVNKTGKERYSFPYFAVPRHDVVVQPLLPPVAGFDRPSVHCGHWSAEIWRTNWPDEDAGADTPELGTLHS, from the coding sequence TTGACCCAGACCATCCCGACCATCGACATCGCACCGCTGCGGGAGGACGGGCATCCGCAGCGGCAGGAGACCGTCAACGCCATTCTGGCGGCGGCGCAGGACATCGGGTTTCTGTCTATCACCGGCACAGGTGTTGCAACGGGTTCGGTGGAGGCTGCGCGGGAAGCGGTGCGGGCTATCTTCAGCGTTCCGGAAAAATCGAAATGGGATCAGGCGATTACACGGGAGAATTACCGCGGCTACATCCCTATGGGTTTTTTCACGCCCAATGACGGCTCAGGTACTGCGGACAAATACGAGGGCTACAAGCTGCATTACGAGGTTGCGGCGGATGATCCCATCCGCAGCGAATGCCCTCTTTACGGTCCCAACCGCTGGCCCGCTGAAGTGCCGGAAGCCCGCGAGGTGATCCTGGGCTACTGGGCGGAACTCGACAGCGTGTTCCACCTGCTGCTGGGCGCTTTGGCCGAGGGTCTGGGGCTGAACCCGGCGCAGTTTCAGGAGCCGTTTGAAACGCCGCTCACCAATATGTCGCTGCTGCATTATCCGCCGCAGGCGCCGGAAGACGCGGGCTTTGGCATCCACCCCCACAAGGACACCGATGCGCTGACCATCATCGCGCCCGATCCGGTGGGCGGGCTGGAGGTGCAGACCCGGACCAAAGACGGGACTGACGGCTGGATCACCCCGGGCTGCCCGCCCGGCGGCTTTGTCGTCAATATTGGCGACATGCTGGAGCTGTGGTCCGGCGGGCGGCTGATCTCCACCCCGCACCGGGTGGTGAACAAGACCGGCAAGGAGCGCTACTCCTTCCCCTATTTCGCGGTGCCGCGCCATGATGTGGTGGTCCAGCCGCTGCTGCCGCCGGTCGCGGGGTTTGACCGCCCGTCCGTGCATTGCGGCCACTGGTCGGCCGAGATCTGGCGCACCAACTGGCCGGATGAAGACGCGGGCGCCGATACGCCGGAACTGGGCACGCTTCACAGCTAA
- a CDS encoding FAD-dependent oxidoreductase: MAKTILEPAREIPVIHETEVLVVGSGPGGLAAALAAARTGVKVALLDRFGCFGGNITTVGVEGFAWYRHEQTVEAHGIGWEFEERAKAMGAAVPESQSLSYELDSEGFKLVADKLVEEAGIHPMLHRVFVAPIREGSRITGVIVESKAGREAILAKRVIDATGDADIAHMMGAPCVKTPVEEMQAASVMFHIAGVDKQKFMEGVKADPQTYANWSTGEWQVETSGKEDGMFSPFLAKPFGQAIRDGVIPAHLNTIGGTWGAVHDSGEMTYMNLVHLAGIDGTDPDSMTKGEIEGRQQAMHAINALRAYTPGCEGARLRNFGMTIGIRDTRKIDAVHNITEDETRNQGRFDDTIGIYPEFIDGYGVLILPTTGRYMQIPYRSMLPKGVQGLLVTGRAIGGDRIAHAATRNMACCAVAGQGAGIAAALSVKSGCEFEAVDITAVQAELKRQGVRIH; this comes from the coding sequence GTGGCCAAAACAATCCTTGAGCCGGCGCGCGAAATACCAGTCATTCATGAAACCGAAGTGCTGGTGGTCGGCTCCGGTCCCGGCGGGCTTGCGGCCGCCTTGGCGGCGGCGCGGACGGGAGTAAAGGTGGCCCTTTTAGACCGGTTCGGCTGTTTCGGAGGCAATATCACCACCGTCGGGGTCGAAGGGTTCGCCTGGTACCGTCACGAACAGACGGTGGAGGCCCACGGCATCGGCTGGGAGTTCGAGGAGCGCGCCAAGGCCATGGGCGCGGCAGTACCGGAAAGCCAGTCACTGTCATATGAGCTGGACAGCGAGGGCTTCAAGCTGGTGGCGGACAAGCTGGTCGAGGAAGCCGGCATCCACCCGATGCTGCACCGGGTTTTTGTGGCGCCGATCCGCGAGGGCAGCCGGATCACCGGTGTGATTGTCGAAAGCAAGGCAGGCCGCGAGGCCATCCTGGCGAAACGGGTGATCGACGCAACCGGCGACGCGGACATTGCCCATATGATGGGCGCGCCCTGCGTGAAAACCCCGGTCGAGGAAATGCAGGCGGCCAGCGTGATGTTCCACATTGCCGGCGTCGACAAGCAGAAGTTCATGGAAGGGGTCAAGGCCGATCCGCAGACCTATGCCAACTGGTCCACCGGCGAATGGCAGGTAGAGACCTCGGGCAAGGAGGACGGCATGTTCTCGCCCTTCCTGGCCAAGCCATTCGGCCAGGCGATCCGCGACGGGGTGATCCCGGCGCATCTTAATACCATCGGCGGCACCTGGGGCGCGGTGCATGACAGCGGCGAGATGACCTATATGAACCTGGTCCATCTGGCGGGCATCGACGGAACCGATCCCGACAGCATGACCAAAGGCGAGATCGAGGGCCGCCAGCAGGCGATGCACGCCATCAACGCGCTGCGCGCCTATACGCCAGGCTGCGAGGGCGCGCGTCTGCGGAACTTCGGCATGACCATCGGCATCCGCGACACCCGCAAGATTGATGCGGTGCACAACATAACCGAGGACGAGACCCGCAATCAGGGCCGCTTTGACGACACCATCGGGATTTATCCCGAGTTTATCGACGGCTACGGCGTGCTGATCCTGCCCACCACCGGGCGTTACATGCAGATCCCCTACCGTTCGATGCTGCCCAAGGGCGTTCAGGGCCTGCTGGTGACAGGCCGCGCCATCGGCGGCGACAGAATCGCCCATGCCGCCACCCGCAATATGGCCTGCTGCGCCGTGGCCGGTCAGGGCGCGGGCATTGCCGCGGCGCTGTCAGTCAAATCGGGCTGCGAGTTCGAAGCGGTGGACATCACCGCCGTGCAGGCCGAGCTGAAACGCCAGGGGGTGCGGATCCATTGA
- a CDS encoding BCCT family transporter, with protein sequence MPETKKMLDPDPRVWDFETDHELGQDNIRPFGLDIHNPVFLISSVLIAAFVLIALANQEAAAAFFGWLRPWLTSTFDWFLVLSVDAITLFCLALIVLPVGAVRIGGQDATPDYSYAGWIAMMFAAGIGIGLLFFGVLEPVYYNFSEGGAARPLNIDITQPGNEYIGIVGTIHHWGLEGWAVYAAVGLSLAIFCYNLGLPLTLRSAFYPILGERVWGWWGHAIDTLAVFATLFGLTTSLGLGAQQVAAGLYEVFGIEPSPTVVVLLIIGITAIALGSVLMGMDAGVKRLSEINMVMAVGLFIFVILVTGIGTAISRYFSVMVDYVQLLPALSNPFGREDTSYFHGWTTFYWAWWIAWSPFVGMFIARISKGRTVREFVLCALIAPTAVCALWMSTFGGGAIDMLNAGGAEGVKATVIDSYKPEGALFGFLKELPLYSIVAPVSLVLIVIFFVTSSDSGSLVIDTITAGGKMDAPVIQRVFWCTLEGLVAIALLLGGGLSALQGAAVSTGIPFTLVVLIMCYCLWLALRAERAKM encoded by the coding sequence ATGCCAGAGACAAAGAAAATGCTCGATCCCGATCCAAGGGTCTGGGACTTCGAGACGGACCATGAGCTGGGACAGGACAACATCCGGCCGTTCGGCCTGGATATCCATAATCCGGTCTTTCTGATCTCCAGCGTTCTGATTGCGGCTTTTGTGCTGATTGCGCTGGCCAATCAGGAGGCCGCGGCGGCGTTCTTCGGCTGGCTCCGGCCCTGGCTCACCAGCACCTTTGACTGGTTCCTGGTGCTGTCGGTGGATGCCATCACCCTGTTCTGCCTGGCGCTGATCGTGCTGCCGGTCGGCGCGGTCCGGATCGGCGGCCAGGACGCCACGCCTGACTATTCCTATGCCGGCTGGATCGCGATGATGTTCGCGGCCGGCATCGGCATCGGCCTGTTGTTCTTCGGCGTGCTTGAGCCGGTTTATTACAACTTCTCCGAAGGAGGGGCGGCGCGGCCGTTGAACATCGACATCACCCAGCCGGGCAATGAATACATCGGCATTGTCGGCACCATCCACCATTGGGGGCTGGAGGGCTGGGCGGTCTACGCCGCAGTCGGCCTGTCGCTGGCGATCTTCTGCTACAATCTTGGCCTGCCGCTGACCCTGCGCTCGGCGTTTTATCCGATCCTGGGCGAACGTGTCTGGGGCTGGTGGGGCCATGCGATCGACACGCTGGCGGTCTTTGCCACCCTGTTCGGGCTGACCACATCGCTGGGCCTTGGCGCGCAGCAGGTTGCGGCCGGCTTGTACGAGGTCTTTGGCATCGAGCCATCCCCGACGGTTGTTGTCCTGCTGATCATCGGCATCACCGCGATTGCGCTGGGCTCGGTGCTGATGGGCATGGATGCCGGCGTCAAACGCCTGTCGGAGATCAACATGGTGATGGCAGTGGGACTGTTCATCTTTGTGATCCTGGTCACCGGCATCGGCACCGCAATTTCACGTTATTTCAGCGTGATGGTGGACTATGTTCAGCTGCTTCCGGCGCTTTCAAACCCGTTCGGGCGTGAGGACACCAGTTACTTCCACGGCTGGACCACCTTCTATTGGGCCTGGTGGATTGCCTGGTCGCCTTTTGTCGGCATGTTCATCGCCCGCATCTCCAAGGGCCGTACGGTGCGCGAGTTCGTGCTGTGCGCGCTGATCGCCCCCACTGCGGTTTGCGCGCTGTGGATGTCGACCTTTGGCGGCGGCGCCATCGACATGCTGAACGCCGGCGGAGCCGAGGGCGTCAAGGCAACCGTGATCGACAGCTACAAGCCTGAGGGCGCGCTGTTCGGCTTCCTCAAGGAACTGCCGCTTTACTCGATCGTCGCACCCGTCTCGCTGGTGCTGATCGTGATCTTCTTTGTGACCTCATCAGACTCCGGTTCGCTGGTAATCGACACCATCACCGCAGGCGGCAAGATGGACGCGCCGGTGATCCAGCGGGTGTTCTGGTGCACGCTGGAGGGGCTGGTGGCCATCGCGCTGCTGCTCGGCGGCGGCTTGTCGGCGCTGCAAGGCGCGGCGGTCTCGACCGGCATCCCGTTCACGCTGGTGGTTCTGATCATGTGCTACTGCCTGTGGCTGGCGCTGCGGGCTGAACGGGCGAAGATGTAG
- the proS gene encoding proline--tRNA ligase, with amino-acid sequence MRLSRYFLPVLKENPSEAQIVSHRLMLRAGMIKQSAAGIYSWLPLGFKVLKKIESIVHDEQIRAGHIPMQMPTMQSADLWRESGRYEAYGQEMLRMKDRHDRDMLFTPTAEELITDIFRAHVSSYKDLPLTMYQIQWKFRDEIRPRFGVMRGREFYMKDGYNFDLTKEDALHAYNRHLVSYLRTYERMGLQAIPMRADSGPIGGDDTHEFLVLAETGESEVFYDSAVTDLTFGDREIDYDSVEQCKGVLEEFTSKYARTDETHDEALFNQIPEERRRVARGIEVGQIFYFGTKYSDAMGATVQGPDGKNVPVHMGSHGIGVSRLLGAIIEASHDDKGIIWPEGVTPFHCGIVNLKQGDDEADAACNQLYAALTAAGLDPLYDDRKERAGGKFATMDLIGLPWRITVGPRGLKNGVVELTSRRTGESEELSPEEAVKKVAEVYKAHPTGRGF; translated from the coding sequence ATGCGCCTGTCCCGCTATTTTCTGCCGGTTCTGAAAGAGAACCCCTCGGAAGCCCAGATCGTCAGCCACCGGCTGATGCTGCGCGCCGGGATGATTAAGCAATCCGCCGCAGGGATCTATTCCTGGCTGCCGCTTGGCTTCAAGGTCTTGAAAAAGATCGAAAGTATCGTCCATGACGAGCAGATCCGCGCGGGCCACATCCCGATGCAGATGCCGACCATGCAGTCCGCCGACCTGTGGCGCGAGTCGGGCCGCTATGAGGCCTATGGCCAGGAAATGCTGCGCATGAAGGACCGGCATGACCGCGACATGCTGTTCACCCCGACGGCGGAAGAGCTGATCACCGACATTTTCCGCGCCCATGTCAGCAGCTACAAGGATCTGCCGCTGACCATGTACCAGATCCAGTGGAAGTTCCGCGACGAGATCCGCCCGCGTTTCGGCGTGATGCGGGGCCGCGAGTTTTACATGAAGGACGGCTACAACTTCGACCTGACCAAGGAAGACGCGCTGCACGCCTACAACCGCCACCTGGTCAGCTACCTGCGCACCTATGAGCGCATGGGCCTGCAGGCGATCCCGATGCGGGCCGACTCCGGCCCGATCGGCGGTGATGACACTCATGAATTTCTGGTGCTGGCCGAAACCGGCGAGTCGGAGGTGTTCTATGACAGCGCCGTCACCGATCTGACCTTCGGCGACCGTGAGATCGATTATGACAGTGTCGAACAGTGCAAGGGCGTGCTGGAGGAGTTCACCTCCAAATACGCCCGCACCGACGAGACCCACGACGAAGCCCTGTTCAACCAGATCCCCGAGGAGCGCCGCCGGGTGGCCCGCGGCATCGAAGTGGGGCAGATCTTCTATTTCGGCACCAAGTATTCCGATGCGATGGGCGCAACGGTGCAGGGCCCTGATGGGAAGAATGTCCCGGTCCACATGGGTTCGCACGGCATCGGCGTCTCGCGCCTGCTGGGTGCGATCATCGAGGCCAGCCACGACGACAAGGGCATCATCTGGCCCGAGGGCGTGACCCCGTTCCACTGCGGTATCGTCAACCTCAAGCAGGGCGATGACGAGGCGGATGCCGCCTGCAACCAGCTCTACGCCGCACTGACTGCTGCCGGTCTGGACCCGCTTTATGACGACCGCAAGGAGCGCGCGGGCGGCAAGTTTGCCACTATGGACCTGATCGGCCTGCCCTGGCGCATCACTGTCGGCCCGCGCGGGCTCAAGAACGGCGTGGTGGAATTGACTTCGCGCCGCACCGGCGAGAGCGAGGAGCTGTCGCCGGAAGAGGCGGTGAAAAAAGTGGCTGAGGTCTACAAGGCGCACCCGACCGGTCGCGGCTTCTGA
- a CDS encoding HPP family protein, giving the protein MDRYFKRALPHPSPRAVITAGLGAFVAIAALSLLTTHANLLLLIAPFGASCVLLFSVPASPLSQPANVIGGHLLATAISLGLNAVLPEAWWALALAVGLSIAVMAALRLTHPPAGANPLVVFATDPGLSFLLFPVLTGAVALVVIAAVFHRLAGHEYPIKHS; this is encoded by the coding sequence ATGGACAGATACTTCAAGCGCGCGCTGCCGCATCCGTCACCGCGGGCTGTGATCACCGCCGGGCTGGGTGCCTTTGTGGCAATTGCTGCGTTGTCGCTGCTGACCACCCATGCCAATCTGTTACTGCTGATCGCGCCGTTTGGCGCCAGCTGCGTGCTGCTGTTCTCAGTTCCCGCAAGCCCGCTGTCGCAGCCTGCCAACGTGATTGGCGGCCACCTTCTGGCCACTGCTATCAGCCTCGGCCTTAATGCCGTGCTGCCGGAAGCCTGGTGGGCACTGGCGCTGGCGGTGGGTCTGTCGATTGCTGTGATGGCGGCTTTGCGCCTTACCCATCCGCCTGCCGGCGCCAATCCGCTGGTGGTCTTTGCCACCGATCCCGGCCTGTCCTTCCTGCTGTTCCCGGTGCTGACCGGTGCTGTGGCGCTGGTGGTGATTGCCGCAGTGTTCCACCGGCTGGCCGGCCACGAGTATCCGATAAAACACAGCTGA
- a CDS encoding lipoprotein-releasing ABC transporter permease subunit yields MATTPPPFSRFEWIIAWRYLRARKAEGGVSVMTWISLIGITLAVFALIATLAVRSGFRSEFVGTILGANAHVTLYSYGEVTESGVLDRSLKDYQALAETVAAVPGVTRAAPLVKGQVMANRRQRNAGVEVFGISAADIQGIPGVAQSAEALGDLARFDDGIAIGSGVARELGVSVGDKIKLISPNGVKTAFGTSPRVNAYEVVYVFTAGRWDIDRTRVYLPFAEAQGFFNREGTADEIEVMVEDPEDVDAMAVAILGAAGGTAGVWTWRDASGGFLRALEVEDNVMFIILSILVLIAAMNIVSGLIMLVKNKGRDIGILRTIGLSEGSVMRVFFICGAFTGVLGTLFGVLLGCLFALYIDPIFSFVNYLMGGGVWDPSIRGIYALPAELRLPDVLSAVGLSLGLSFFVTIFPARRAARLNPVEALRYE; encoded by the coding sequence ATGGCCACGACACCTCCGCCGTTTTCACGTTTTGAATGGATCATCGCCTGGCGGTACTTGCGCGCCCGCAAGGCCGAGGGCGGGGTCAGCGTGATGACCTGGATCAGCCTCATCGGCATCACTCTGGCGGTGTTTGCGCTGATTGCCACGCTGGCGGTGCGCTCGGGATTCCGCTCGGAATTTGTCGGCACCATCCTGGGCGCCAACGCGCATGTGACGCTTTATTCTTACGGCGAGGTGACGGAATCCGGGGTACTGGACCGCTCGCTGAAAGACTATCAGGCGCTTGCTGAAACAGTGGCCGCCGTTCCCGGCGTGACCCGCGCGGCCCCGCTGGTCAAAGGCCAGGTGATGGCGAACCGGCGCCAGCGTAATGCAGGGGTTGAGGTGTTCGGCATCTCAGCGGCTGATATTCAAGGCATCCCCGGTGTCGCCCAAAGCGCGGAGGCGCTGGGTGATCTGGCGCGCTTTGACGACGGCATTGCCATCGGGTCGGGTGTGGCGCGCGAACTGGGGGTCTCGGTCGGGGACAAGATCAAGCTGATCTCGCCCAACGGGGTCAAGACCGCGTTCGGCACCAGCCCGCGGGTGAACGCCTATGAGGTGGTTTATGTGTTCACTGCCGGGCGCTGGGACATTGACCGCACCCGTGTCTATCTGCCGTTTGCCGAAGCGCAGGGGTTTTTCAACCGCGAAGGCACGGCGGATGAGATCGAGGTCATGGTAGAGGACCCGGAAGACGTTGATGCCATGGCGGTTGCAATTCTGGGGGCAGCTGGCGGCACCGCAGGCGTGTGGACCTGGCGCGATGCCTCGGGCGGGTTCCTGCGGGCCTTGGAGGTCGAGGACAATGTGATGTTCATCATCCTGTCGATCCTGGTGCTGATTGCAGCGATGAACATCGTCTCGGGGCTGATCATGCTGGTCAAGAACAAGGGCCGCGATATCGGTATTCTGCGCACCATCGGGCTGAGCGAAGGGTCGGTGATGCGGGTGTTCTTCATCTGCGGCGCCTTTACCGGGGTGCTGGGCACGCTGTTCGGGGTGCTGCTGGGGTGCCTTTTTGCGCTGTATATCGATCCGATCTTCTCCTTCGTGAATTATCTGATGGGCGGCGGCGTCTGGGACCCGTCGATCCGTGGCATCTATGCGCTGCCGGCCGAGCTGCGGCTGCCGGATGTGCTGTCGGCGGTTGGCCTGTCGCTGGGGCTGTCGTTCTTTGTGACTATCTTTCCGGCCCGCCGCGCGGCGCGGCTGAACCCGGTGGAGGCGCTGCGCTATGAGTGA
- a CDS encoding ABC transporter ATP-binding protein, producing the protein MSELTLELTGISKSYLQGTPGQVDVLRGADLTLQAGEIVALVAPSGAGKSTLLHIAGLLDTPDAGEVRVAGEDVSRKGDRRRTRVRRQEVGFVYQFHHLLPEFTALENIVLPQLANGVSQKAAAARAADLLATVGLAGRAGHRPAALSGGEQQRVAFCRALANAPRVLLADEPTGNLDPGTADQVFAALMELVRGTGLSALIATHNLELAARMDRQVKLQDGLLVAL; encoded by the coding sequence ATGAGTGAACTGACGCTGGAGCTGACAGGGATCAGCAAATCCTATCTGCAGGGCACGCCCGGCCAGGTGGATGTATTGCGCGGCGCTGATCTGACCTTGCAGGCGGGGGAGATTGTGGCGCTGGTGGCGCCCTCCGGTGCCGGTAAATCAACACTGCTGCATATCGCCGGCCTTTTGGATACGCCGGACGCGGGTGAGGTGCGGGTGGCGGGCGAGGACGTGAGCCGCAAGGGCGACCGCCGCCGCACCCGTGTGCGCCGTCAGGAGGTGGGGTTTGTCTATCAGTTCCACCACCTGCTGCCGGAGTTCACGGCGCTGGAGAACATCGTGCTGCCGCAGCTGGCCAACGGGGTCTCGCAAAAAGCCGCAGCCGCGCGGGCGGCGGATCTTTTGGCCACAGTCGGGTTGGCGGGCCGCGCCGGTCACCGCCCCGCGGCGCTGTCGGGCGGTGAGCAGCAGCGGGTGGCCTTTTGCCGCGCGCTGGCCAATGCGCCGCGGGTGCTGCTGGCGGATGAGCCGACCGGGAATCTGGATCCCGGCACTGCGGATCAGGTGTTTGCAGCGCTGATGGAACTGGTGCGCGGCACCGGCCTGTCGGCGCTGATTGCCACCCACAACCTGGAGCTGGCTGCGCGGATGGACCGGCAGGTGAAGCTGCAGGACGGGTTGCTGGTGGCCCTGTGA